CGCCAGGAAGCCCACTATGAGCACACCTGAACGCCCGGTTGGCACCGAGAAGATCCTTGGTTTGGATCCACGCGCCCTGCTGGCGCGTCGCGACACAGCCGAGCGGCTGCGCGCCTGGCTGCCCCCGGAGCCCAATGAACTTGCCCACCTGTTTCCGGACTTCGAAATCCTGGAACTTCTCGGACGCGGCGGCATGGGTGCCGTGTATCGGGCGCGGCAGCGTTCGTTGGATCGCGATGTTGCCATCAAGCTTTTGCCCACCGAAGCGGCGTCCGATCCGGTCTTCGCCGACCGTTTTCGCAACGAGGCCCGCGCGCTGGGCCGACTGCACCACCCCAACATCGTCGCCATTCACGAAGCGGGCCAGACGCAGGCGGGCCATCTGTTCATCGTGATGGAATATGTCCGAGGACAAGACGTCGCGGCGCTGCTGGCACAGGGGTCGCTCCCGACCGCACGCGTAATCCAGATCGCCAGCTCGATCTGTATGGCCCTGGAGTTTGCCCACAACCACGGAGTTATTCACCGCGACATCAAGCCCGCCAACGTCCTCATCGCCGATGACGGCGGGGTCAAGGTCGCTGACTTCGGCGTCGCCCGCCTTTCGCACGATCCCAACGATACCCGGCTCACCTTCACGGGTCTCGCCCTCGGCACACCCGATTACATGGCCCCCGAGCAACGAAGCGGGGGAATAGTGGACGCGCGCGCCGATCTGTTCTCGGTTGGGGTGATGGTTTACGAAATGCTGACCGGCCACCTGCCTCGTGGAGCCTGGGCACCGCCATCGAACGGAGCGGCCGATGCGCGCCACCTCGACGCCGTTCTGCAGAAAGCCATGCAGGCGGACCCGGCTCGCCGGCCGCAGACTGCGGCTGAACTGCGCAGCGGCCTCGAGGGAAGAGCGCACTCCCGGATGACCTCGCGCTGGATTCTCCTGACGGCCGCTGCCCTCGTGGTCATCTCAGTGAGTGCGTGGATTCTGCGCACAAAGCCCTCGAACACTGACCAAGCCACCTCAGCATTGTCCTCGTCGTCCGGGCAGGGCAGAATCGGGCCGGCGACGCCCGCAGACACTGCCGCCGGAGTGCACACTCCCTTTACCAATTTGGATCTGAATCGCGATGTGTTGTTTGGCCATTGGACCTGGCTCGATGGGATCCCGGGCGGGACGCTCACCGCTGCCTACGACACCAACAACGTCTTTCGGTGTCTGCGCCTGCCGGTGCAACCCGGTGCTCGCGCGTACGAGGCGAGTTTTGAGCTTCTGTTGGAGCACAAGGGAAGCGACCTGTCTGTGGTGATTCCGGTGGGTGCATCCCGCGTTGCCGTAACGCTCGACCTGTATGATACTTCGGGTCTTGGACTCGTCGCCGGCAAGGACTGGAACCAAAACCTAACCTCCGTCATTCGCAGACTCCCGATACAGCGATTCGTGCCCGTCATCATCACGGTGCTCCCCCTCGGCTCGGATGCCTCGATCACGGTCTTGCTCGATGGCTCGCCACTCTTCTCCTGGAAGGGCCCTCAGGCCGAACTCACGCTTTCCTATTACTTCGCCATTCGGCACCTCATCCGCGATGCGGGTCAAACACTGCTGCTCGAGACTCCCCACGGAGGCATCCAGGTTAGGAACTTCGCAGTGCGGATTGAGTGATCCTGACACTTCCCGGCTATCCCAGCGCCCGAAAAAGCTCGTCGATTTCCGCGTCGACCTCGGCCTCCGTTTCCGCTTCCAACCCGGCCGCCACCTCCTGCAGCAATCGTTCTCGGTAACGGGCTCGCAAGCGCGACACCGCCACCCGCACCGCGCCGGCGGACATGCTTAGCTGGCGGCCTGCCTCCTCCGCGGATGGCTCTTGGCCATCGGGCGCGAGATAGTGTTTCAGCACAGTGAACAGCTCCGCTTTGCCTGCCTGGGCATAGTCTCCGCGCAGCCTGAGCAAGGTCCGCTCGAGCAATTCCAGCGCCCAGCGACGCTGATAGATCATCTCCGGCGTGGCGGCATCCATCGGCTCGCGGGTGTAGCGTTCCTCCGCGGCCGCCGAATCCAATGACCATTCAGAACCGTTCCCCGCCCGCTTCAGCCGCTGTCCCTTGCGCCACTCATCCCGAAGGAAGCGCTGCAACGCCGCGAGCAAGAAGGTCCGAAGCCGCCCCCGGTCTCGATCTGCCCGGGCCAACAAATCCTTCTCGATCAGCCGTTCAAAGAACGCCTGGGTCAGGTCCCGAGATTCCTCCGCCCCATGTCCGCATCGCCGGACATAAGCGTAGAGCGGATACCAATAGGTCTCGCACAGGGTCGCACGGGCCGTGGCGGCGGCGGCATGGTCCGCCTCGCGCAGCGCGACGATCAAACTCCATCGTGTGGGTTGGAAATTGGCTCCCGACATCAATTTGGACTCTAGCAGCCGCACTCCACCCGGTCGATCTGTATCTCGTCCATGAACCGGTCGCTCGCTTCGGTGTCCGGAGCTGCGCAATCGCAAGCGAAAGACCAAGGCGCTATGGACCGCGGAGACACGTCTCCGCTTTTCCTGCGCCTGGCGGAGTGGCTGCTGGTGTGCCTATTG
This window of the Verrucomicrobiales bacterium genome carries:
- a CDS encoding serine/threonine protein kinase, which codes for MSTPERPVGTEKILGLDPRALLARRDTAERLRAWLPPEPNELAHLFPDFEILELLGRGGMGAVYRARQRSLDRDVAIKLLPTEAASDPVFADRFRNEARALGRLHHPNIVAIHEAGQTQAGHLFIVMEYVRGQDVAALLAQGSLPTARVIQIASSICMALEFAHNHGVIHRDIKPANVLIADDGGVKVADFGVARLSHDPNDTRLTFTGLALGTPDYMAPEQRSGGIVDARADLFSVGVMVYEMLTGHLPRGAWAPPSNGAADARHLDAVLQKAMQADPARRPQTAAELRSGLEGRAHSRMTSRWILLTAAALVVISVSAWILRTKPSNTDQATSALSSSSGQGRIGPATPADTAAGVHTPFTNLDLNRDVLFGHWTWLDGIPGGTLTAAYDTNNVFRCLRLPVQPGARAYEASFELLLEHKGSDLSVVIPVGASRVAVTLDLYDTSGLGLVAGKDWNQNLTSVIRRLPIQRFVPVIITVLPLGSDASITVLLDGSPLFSWKGPQAELTLSYYFAIRHLIRDAGQTLLLETPHGGIQVRNFAVRIE